The sequence ATTTTTCGATAAAGCTCTTGTGGACGTTTGTAATAATATAGCAAATCGAGGAATACGTGTAATTGTTGCAGGCTTAGATATGGATTTTCAGGGAAAACCTTTTGGCCCGATTCCAGAACTTTTTGCTGTTGCCGAATATATTACAAAAGTTCATGCAATTTGCATGAGGTGCGGCGACCTCGCTCAATATTCGCATCGACTCAGCGATTCGGAAAAGTTGATTGTTCTGGGCGAAAAAAGTGAATATGAACCTTTGTGCAGAACGTGTTTTGGAAAATCTATTAAGAAATAAAATCAAATCTAATTCCAAAAGATTCATTAATGACACATACAAAACAAAAATTAGCATTTCCGTTTTGGCTAATTACTCTTTCAGCTGTATTTGGACTTACTCTTACAGTTTTAATTCAAGATGTTATGTTTCAAGATGCAATGGCGTTTAGCTGTGTTTCTCATAATATGGGTATTGGTATTGGAACTTTTTGGTTTCCACAGTACAGTACATTAAATATTGATAATATCCCTTCTTTTCACGAACAACTACCATTAGTTTTTGGGATACAATCAGTTTTTTACAGATTGTTAGGCGATAGTATGTATATCGAACGATTTTATACTTTTTTGATTATTCTTCTTCACATAGTTTTTATTAGCAAACTTTGGAGAATAATATTTAAAAACAAGCCCGAATACAATGCACTTGCCTGGCTTCCTGTATTATTTTGGATTATTATTCCAGTATGTTTCTGGTCTTACCGGAATAATATGCTGGAAAATACTGTCAGTATTTTTGCATTAATTTCTATTCTGATAAGTTACAAACAAATACACATTCAAAAAAATAGAATAATACCTTGGTTGTTATCCGGTTTCTTCATTTTTTTAGCTTCCTTTAGTAAAGGTATCGCAGGCTTTTTCCCTATTGTTTTTCCATTTTTGTATTGGCTAATAACACGAAAAATTAGTTTCAAAAAAAGTATTTATCTAAGTCTGATTTTAATCTCAGTGCCACTTGTTATTTACCTCATATTTTTGATAAATCCTGATAGTAGGCAAAGTTTGACAATTTATTTTGTCGATAGGTTTTTGAAAAGGGTAAATACTATGCCCACAGCTGATTATAGGTTAGAAACTGCATGGAGATTATTCACTGAAATGATACCTATATTAGTCTTTTGTGCTATTAGTTTATTTTTTGCAAAAAGGACAAAACTAAAATCGTATGTTTCAGAAAACTATAAGAATTTTCTTTTATTTGTAGCTATTGGGCTTTCAGGCACATTGCCATTAATGCTAACTATGATACAAAAAGGCTGGTATATGGTTCCTGCATTCCCGTTTTTTGCAATCGGATTCGCCATCTTAATTACACCTGCTATCAATGCATATCTTCAAAATATTGATATTCTGAATATTAGATTTAAAGTGTTTAAAGCATTCAGCATTTTACTTTTTATATCAGTAGTAATATTTATTACTTTGCAGATAGGAAAAATTAGTAGAAGCAACGAAGTTGTAACAGATGTGTATAAAATTGGTACAATTGTTCCAAAATTTTCAACAATTACTGTACCACCAGAAATGTACGATCAATACGATTTTAAACTTCAGGGTTATTTAGTCAGATATTTCAATATTAGCATTAGTCCTTACAAAGAATATGATTATTTCTTGAAAGAAAAAAAATCGAACTCATTAATCCCCGATAAATATGATGAAGAAATTAATTTGGATTTGAATGTCTATGAACTATATAAAAAATAAGTCAATCAAAATGAGATAAATGGTTTATGGAACTTCCAAAATTAGTAAAGGGAACTTCTAAAAATGCAAATTTCTTCGTTTTTTCAAAATTTCAAAATCCTCATTTACAATAGTAAACTGCGGTTTTGAAATTTCTTACGCCTTGAAATTTGCTATTTTAAGAAGTCCCCTAAAGTTGGAGGTCTAAGAAATTTACATTATTATATGTTACCATAAATATTTCAGACTTAATGCCATAAAAATTTTATTCAACAATATTTTTAATGACTCGTAATTGATGGGTATATCGTTTTGTATCAACATTGTAAATCCCATGATGGTCGATATTATCAATTCTTACCTTGCCTGAAGCATGAATAATTTGCTTTGAATTGAGCAAAATCCCAACATGAATAATTTCTCCGGCTTCGTTGTCGAAAAAAACCAAATCGCCGGTATTAGCTTCGTTAATGAAGTCTATAACTGAGCCATGTACAATTTGCTGGCTGGCATCTCTCGGCAGAAAAATATTGTTGATTTTTGCAACAAGCTGTACAAATCCTGAACAATCAATCCCAAATGGAGTTCTCCCACCCCACAAATAAGGTGCATTTAGGTAAAGTTTCGATGTTTCAATAAGAGAACTACGAATATTTTTGCCGTTTTGAAACAAAGGACTTTTTCGAAACTTAAATTTTCTGCCATCAAACCGAAAAGACCTTTTCCCATTGAAATTTGGAATGCTGCTACCTGCAACGATTGTGTGCTCAATTTTTTCTTTATTATCAATAATAGGAATCATTGAGTTTGATATTATGCTCAAATTCTTATTTTGCATATAATTGAACGAATATGTAGATATATCTGAGTGCATTTTTGCATCTATCCAGCCAATATAATCATCGAAATATGTTTTTATCTGTAACCAATTATCTCTGGTTCCCAATACATGATAAGTTTCTCCAAAAAGCAACTGACTAATCATTTCACTTTTTTCAGATGGTTCCTTCCTGATTGGAATAATGCTAAGCTTTGAAATTCCAATTTTCATCTGCTTTTTCTTTATAGACTTTTTTTTTCGACTTTTCATGTATCTTAATATATGGAAAATAAACTAAAAAATTATTTCAACACGAGAAAATAGTTATTGCAAAATACTGTCATCAACAATATTAGGTAAAGTTACTTTAAGTAATGGATTAAATTCCATTGCGCGTTTTATCGCAAAAATGGCTTCTTTATTTCTTGCCCAGCTTCTTCGGGCAATTCCATTGTTTACATCCCAATGAAGCATTGATTCAATGTTTGTTTGTGCATTTTCTGAACCATCAAGAAAAAATCCAAATCCTCCATTTATCACTTCGCCCCAACCTACTCCACCTCCATTGTGGATAGAAACCCATGTGGCACCTCTAAACGAATCGCCAATAACATTTTGAATTGCCATATCTGCTGTAAACTGCGAACCATCGTAAATGTTTGAAGTTTCACGATAAGGCGAATCAGTCCCTGAAACATCGTGATGATCGCGTCCAAGAACTATTGGTGCAGATATTGTCCCATTTTTAATGGCTTCATTAAAGGCTAAAGCAATTTTTGTTCTGCCTTCGCAATCGGCATATAAAATACGAGCTTGCGAACCCACAACCAACTGATTTTTTCCGGCTTCTTTTATCCAAAGAATATTATCTTTAAGCTGCCCAACAATTTCTTTCGGAGCTGTCTCAGCTATTTCTTCAAGAATCTTAGAAGCAATCTCATCCGTTTTTTTCAAATCTTCCGGATCCGACGAAGTACAAACCCACCTAAAAGGTCCAAATCCATAATCGAAAAATAATGGTCCCATAATATCCTGAACATATGAGGGATATTTAAACTCCTCAGATTCGCCAAATACATCAGCACCAGCCCTTCCAGCTTCCAGCAAAAAAGCATTTCCATAATCCCAAAAATACATTCCTTTGCCAGTCAGTTTATTTATTGCTTCAACATGACTACGCAGAGACTCTTGAACCTTTACTTTAAATAATTCAGGATTATTTGCCATCATTTCATTTGATTCTTCAAAAGATAGTCCTGCAGGATAGTACCCTCCAGCCCATGGATTATGGAGCGAAGTCTGATCAGAACCAAGCTCAATACTTATATTCGCCTCTGATAATTTGTCCCATAAATCGACTATATTTCCTTGATAGGCAAGGGAAACAGCTTCTTTATTTTGTTTTGCAATTTTTGTTCTTGATATAAGTTGGTCAAGGTCTTGATAAACTTCATCTACCCACTTTTGTGAATGTCTAAGATGGACTACTTTTGGATTAATTTCTGCAACTAAGCATATTGCTCCGGAAATTACAGTAGCTTTTGGCTGGGCTCCGGACATTCCGCCAAGGCCCGATGTTACAAAAATCTTACCTCCCAAATCTGTTTCTCCTTCACGCAAAATCTTCCTTCCGGCATTTAATACTGTAATTGTAGTTCCATGAACAATTCCCTGTGGACCAATATACATAAATGAACCTGCTGTCATTTGCCCGTATTGCGAAACTCCAAGTGCATTAAATCGCTCCCAATCGTCTTGTTTCGAATAATTTGGAATTACCATTCCGTTTGTAACAACAACTCTTGGGGCATTTTTATGCGATGGAAACAATCCTTGAGGATGACCAGAGAATAGTACGAGAGTTTGCTCTTCTGTCATTTCTGCTAAATATTTCATCGTGAGCAAGTATTGAGCCCAATTCTGAAAAACAGCACCATTTCCACCGTAGGTAATCAATTCGTGAGGATGTTGAGCAACAGCGTAATCTAAATTATTGCTAATCATCAGCATAATGGCTGCTGCTTGCTTAGATTTGTGCGGAAAATCATTTATTGATCTGGCAGTGATTTTATAATCGGGACGAAATCTATACATATAAATTCTGCCATATTTTTTCAATTCATCAGCAAATTCAACCGCTAATTCAGAATGAAATTTTTTATCGAAATATCTTAAAGCATTTTTTATTGCCAGCTTTTTTTCTTTATGCAATAAAATATCCTTACGTTTTGGAGCATGATTTATGTTCGTTTCATAGGATTTTTGATTAGGTAATTCATCTGGAATTCCCTGTAATATAGCCTTTTGGAAATCTTCAATTTTCATTTTACTACATTAATAATTGTTAAAATTTTGTGTGTAAATGTAGATAAAATTTATAAAGTATAAAGTTAATTGATAAATTTTGAAAAAGTTAATGTAAAGTGCTCAATTGCAAGCACTTCCCATTTAAATACAGATGAATTACAGTTCTACAATTAAACCATCGTAGGCGGGAAAAATATTTGTAGGGAGCTCATTTTCAATATTTTTGTGCAAACCCATCTGATGACTTAAATGGGTAATGTAAGCTTTTTCAGGTTTTAAGATGTTGAAAAGTTCAAGAGCTTCATCTAAAGTAAAATGTGAAATGTGCTTTTTTCTACGCAAAGCATTAAGAACAACTACTTTTGAGCCTTTTATTTTTTCAATTTCTGTATTGGAGATATAATTTGCATCGGTAATATATGTAAAATCCTTAATTCTATAGCCAAAAATAGGCAGAAAATAATGCTGTAACCTGATAGGAAGAAACTCCAAACTGCCAACTTTAAACTTTTGGTTCGAGATTTCGTGAACACAAATCTCAGGAACTCCTGGATATTTATCTTCTTCAAAAACGTATGAAAATTCTTTTTTTAGTGCATTATGAACCCTTTCTTCAGCATAAATGTCAATGATTTTATTGTTGAAAAAATTGAACGCACGAATATCGTCTAAACCAGCAATATGATCTTTGTGTTCGTGGGTAAAAATTATTGCATCGATATCCTGAACATTTTCTCTTAGCATTTGCTGTCTGAAATCCGGTCCGGAATCAATTACAATCGTCTGACCATCCTCTTCTATCATAATTGAAGTACGCAAACGTTTGTCATTCATAGAGTTCGACTGACAAACTTTACATTTACACGCAATTACGGGTACGCCTTGTGATGTTCCTGTTCCTAAAAAAGTAATTTTCAAATGTTTATATTTTTCATGAAAATCTTTAAAATAAAGAATTTGATATTGATTTTCAAAATCATTTATTAAAAAATATATTGCATCAAGTATTATTAATATTTTTGTATATTAATTTTAAAATTATGGATATAAAATTTTATAAATATCATGGTACCGGCAACGATTTTATACTCGTTGATAATAGAAAGAATTCTTATTCACTGAATTCGAACCAAATAAAAAGACTTTGTGATAGAAATTTTGGAATTGGCGCAGATGGTCTGATACTGTTAAGAAATGATAAAGATTACGATTTTTTTATGGAATATTACAATTCTGATGGTCATGAATCGTCGATGTGTGGAAATGGCGGGAGATGTATTGTGCAATTTGCAAAAGATTTGAAAATAATTTCAAAAGAAGCAGAATTTGGGGCAATTGATGGAATTCATACAGCATTTATTATGGACAATGGTTTTGTGAATTTGAAAATGATAGATGTAAAGAACATTGAAATTGGGGATAATTTTTATTATTTAGATACTGGTTCTCCGCATTATGTAGCATTCAGAGACAATATAAAATCTATAAATGTTTTGAATGTGGCAAGAGAGATTAGATATAATAGTAGATTTAATGATGAAGGAACAAATGTAAATTTTGTTGAGATAATAAAGGATACAATTTTTGTAAGAACCTATGAAAGAGGAGTAGAAAACGAAACCTTATCGTGTGGTACAGGAGCAGTTGCTTCAGCAATTTGTGTTCAGATAAAAATGAATGTTGATTCTAATAAATTGGAAATTAATACATTAGGCGGTCTTTTAAAAGTTGAGTTTAAGAAAAATCCCAACAATGAATTTAATAATATTTGGCTTTCAGGTGAAGCCAAATTTGTATTTAAAGGAAATATTAGAGTTTGAAATATCAATTATTATATTCTGAATAAAAGATACTGCTCAAAAGCTTTAACTTTTAATTAATTATACAATTTACGAGGAATAGCAATTGTTTTGGACAATTTTTGATACTCAAATTTAAAAGCTAAAAATAGTTAAAACTACTAAGAGCCTGATTTACAGAACAATATAAAATTGATGATATTTATAAATATTTTTTATAGAAAATAATTATTTTAATATTTTTGACAAGTGAATAATAAATAAAAATTGATATGGACGAAGTATTTGATAAAAGAGAAGGAAAAGAAAGAAATGATCGTACCGAGATTTATTCAAAAGTAGTAAGAGCCGGAAAACGCACATATTTTTTTGATGTGAAAGCAACTCGTTCAGGCGAATATTATTTAACTCTGACTGAAAGCAAGAAAAAGTTTGACCACGAAGGAAATTTCCATTTCGAAAAACACAAAATATTTCTGTATAAAGAAGATTTTGAGAACTTTGAAGAGGGACTTATTGATACAATTAGCTTTGTGAAAAAATCTCAAAGTGAAGAATAAAATCTATAAACAGGATGGATTGCAAATAATACTTGTTTATCCATTTTAATATTTCAAGAATTATTGAATTTAATAATTTCATATGAAATGAATTCTATTTTCAACAAAAAATCCTGATATTTTTCTATCAGGATTTTTTGTTTTGGGTTAACTAATTGATTATTGCTTTTATTCTTTTTCTCGTGGTTCAACTTTTTTGTATGTAATTTTCATAGAAAATGACTCTTCGTTTTGCTGAACAACTATTTCTGATTCAGTTGCTTCTATCAATTTATATTTGCTTGTAGCATCTGAGCTTTTATTAAATCTGTCAAAATAAGGACCGTAAGGACTGCAATATATAGATAAGTAGCTATCAGGACCATCCTTTCCATCTATATATCCTGGGGCTCCTTCTTGTCCGGGATTTCTCCAAATTTCGTAACCAACTTCCCAGGCATAAAGATTTAAAGCAAAACCATCCCAAAATGAACCTTCGTAATATAAATCATAGTATCCAGATTGAGCATGGTAGTTTCTTCCCCAAACAAAAACCTCGGGGATTGCATAAGTTCCTGCATCAATGTATGATGGCTGATCGTATTCCCAGTCTAAAGAAATATAAGCTTCTCCTGGGCGGCCATCTCTGCCTCTTTCGCACGAGCTTAAACTCATTGACGTGAAAATTAGTAATAGAAATCCAAATAGTAAATATTTTTTGAATTTCGTGCTGGGTTGATAATTTGACTTTTTCATGGTTTTTAAAATTTAAAATAAAAAATATGAAAGCCTTGATTTCAATTTGTGTGCCAAAAAGAATGATTTGAAAAATTTTGAGATGAAAAGTTGTGAAGATGCGAGGATCTTGAATTGTGAAATTTGCAGATAATATTTTAATTTCTTTTACTTTTGCAGTTTTTTTACTGAATAGTAAAATTTTATGAACAATCAAGAAATCAGAGAATTACTAATAAAAGAGTGTCTAAAAATTGTGGATACTACTGTAGAAAATGCAAAACTTGCTGTAGAAGATACACAAAAGATGGCAAATGAATATGGACAACCAAAAGACAGGTACGATTCGTACAGGATGCAATTGTTGCGAAAACGGGATTTGCATGCCCAACAGCTTCAGAAAGCAATTTTTGAAAAAAGTGTTATTCAGAAAATTGAAAAGTCTCAAAAAAGCACTAAAATTGCCTTTGGATCGGTAATTATTACTTCAATGCAAAAACTGTTTGTATCCATTGGATTGGGAAAAATTGGTATAGATAATGATCAATATTTCGCTATTTCTGTAAATAGTCCCATTTTCAAGCAATTGAAAAATAAAACTAAAGGCGATAGTTTTCATATTAATAATAAGGAAGTTAAAATACTTGAAGTTTTTTAATCAATTCTAATAAGTTTTT comes from Bacteroidota bacterium and encodes:
- a CDS encoding thymidine kinase — encoded protein: MFLESNNKNIQHKGWIEVIAGSMFSGKTEELIRRLKRAKFAKQRVEIFKPEIDTRYSNDEVVSHDSNAILSTPVNSSGNILMLANNIDVVGIDEAQFFDKALVDVCNNIANRGIRVIVAGLDMDFQGKPFGPIPELFAVAEYITKVHAICMRCGDLAQYSHRLSDSEKLIVLGEKSEYEPLCRTCFGKSIKK
- a CDS encoding C40 family peptidase, whose amino-acid sequence is MKIGISKLSIIPIRKEPSEKSEMISQLLFGETYHVLGTRDNWLQIKTYFDDYIGWIDAKMHSDISTYSFNYMQNKNLSIISNSMIPIIDNKEKIEHTIVAGSSIPNFNGKRSFRFDGRKFKFRKSPLFQNGKNIRSSLIETSKLYLNAPYLWGGRTPFGIDCSGFVQLVAKINNIFLPRDASQQIVHGSVIDFINEANTGDLVFFDNEAGEIIHVGILLNSKQIIHASGKVRIDNIDHHGIYNVDTKRYTHQLRVIKNIVE
- a CDS encoding urocanate hydratase produces the protein MKIEDFQKAILQGIPDELPNQKSYETNINHAPKRKDILLHKEKKLAIKNALRYFDKKFHSELAVEFADELKKYGRIYMYRFRPDYKITARSINDFPHKSKQAAAIMLMISNNLDYAVAQHPHELITYGGNGAVFQNWAQYLLTMKYLAEMTEEQTLVLFSGHPQGLFPSHKNAPRVVVTNGMVIPNYSKQDDWERFNALGVSQYGQMTAGSFMYIGPQGIVHGTTITVLNAGRKILREGETDLGGKIFVTSGLGGMSGAQPKATVISGAICLVAEINPKVVHLRHSQKWVDEVYQDLDQLISRTKIAKQNKEAVSLAYQGNIVDLWDKLSEANISIELGSDQTSLHNPWAGGYYPAGLSFEESNEMMANNPELFKVKVQESLRSHVEAINKLTGKGMYFWDYGNAFLLEAGRAGADVFGESEEFKYPSYVQDIMGPLFFDYGFGPFRWVCTSSDPEDLKKTDEIASKILEEIAETAPKEIVGQLKDNILWIKEAGKNQLVVGSQARILYADCEGRTKIALAFNEAIKNGTISAPIVLGRDHHDVSGTDSPYRETSNIYDGSQFTADMAIQNVIGDSFRGATWVSIHNGGGVGWGEVINGGFGFFLDGSENAQTNIESMLHWDVNNGIARRSWARNKEAIFAIKRAMEFNPLLKVTLPNIVDDSILQ
- a CDS encoding MBL fold metallo-hydrolase, producing the protein MKITFLGTGTSQGVPVIACKCKVCQSNSMNDKRLRTSIMIEEDGQTIVIDSGPDFRQQMLRENVQDIDAIIFTHEHKDHIAGLDDIRAFNFFNNKIIDIYAEERVHNALKKEFSYVFEEDKYPGVPEICVHEISNQKFKVGSLEFLPIRLQHYFLPIFGYRIKDFTYITDANYISNTEIEKIKGSKVVVLNALRRKKHISHFTLDEALELFNILKPEKAYITHLSHQMGLHKNIENELPTNIFPAYDGLIVEL
- a CDS encoding diaminopimelate epimerase translates to MDIKFYKYHGTGNDFILVDNRKNSYSLNSNQIKRLCDRNFGIGADGLILLRNDKDYDFFMEYYNSDGHESSMCGNGGRCIVQFAKDLKIISKEAEFGAIDGIHTAFIMDNGFVNLKMIDVKNIEIGDNFYYLDTGSPHYVAFRDNIKSINVLNVAREIRYNSRFNDEGTNVNFVEIIKDTIFVRTYERGVENETLSCGTGAVASAICVQIKMNVDSNKLEINTLGGLLKVEFKKNPNNEFNNIWLSGEAKFVFKGNIRV
- a CDS encoding DUF3276 family protein, translated to MDEVFDKREGKERNDRTEIYSKVVRAGKRTYFFDVKATRSGEYYLTLTESKKKFDHEGNFHFEKHKIFLYKEDFENFEEGLIDTISFVKKSQSEE